A genomic segment from Streptomyces antibioticus encodes:
- the pheA gene encoding prephenate dehydratase has translation MTYAYLGPEGTFTQAALRRVVPAGPGRPFPTVPAALDAVRRGECAAAVVPLENSVKGVVPVTMDQLVSAELHITAEVEVPVTFALMAREGTDLSSVTEVSSHPHALAQCARWLAEHLPGARTRPADSTAAAAREVAGTASAAGAAAVAAPLAADLYGLSTLATGIGRRAGAVTRFVVVAPAWFPAARTRLDRTSLMVNPGDGPGRLLDILAEFSSRDIEVSRLHSWPTGDRLGSYRYFIDVDGHIENPPVREAMSAIAGLGAGARFLGSYPRWGQRSEQPA, from the coding sequence ATGACGTACGCTTATCTGGGCCCGGAGGGCACGTTCACCCAGGCGGCGCTGCGCCGGGTCGTGCCCGCCGGTCCCGGCCGTCCCTTCCCCACGGTGCCCGCGGCGCTGGACGCGGTGCGCCGCGGGGAGTGCGCGGCGGCCGTCGTCCCGCTGGAGAACTCGGTGAAGGGCGTGGTGCCCGTCACCATGGACCAACTGGTCTCTGCGGAGCTGCACATCACCGCGGAGGTGGAGGTGCCGGTGACGTTCGCGCTGATGGCGCGGGAAGGCACCGACCTCTCCTCCGTCACCGAGGTGTCGAGCCATCCGCACGCGCTCGCCCAGTGCGCGCGCTGGCTGGCGGAGCATCTGCCCGGGGCGCGGACCCGGCCGGCCGACTCCACGGCGGCCGCGGCGCGCGAGGTGGCCGGGACGGCGTCGGCGGCGGGGGCCGCCGCGGTCGCGGCACCGCTGGCGGCGGACCTGTACGGGCTCTCCACCCTGGCCACCGGCATCGGCCGGCGGGCCGGCGCGGTCACCCGGTTCGTGGTGGTCGCCCCGGCGTGGTTCCCGGCGGCGCGGACCCGACTGGACCGCACCTCCCTGATGGTGAACCCGGGCGACGGACCCGGCCGGCTGCTCGACATCCTCGCCGAGTTCTCCTCCCGGGACATCGAGGTCAGCCGGCTGCACTCCTGGCCCACCGGCGACCGCCTGGGCAGCTACCGCTACTTCATCGACGTCGACGGCCACATCGAGAACCCGCCCGTCCGCGAGGCGATGTCCGCGATCGCCGGACTGGGCGCGGGCGCCCGCTTCCTGGGCAGCTATCCGCGCTGGGGACAGCGGAGCGAGCAGCCTGCCTGA
- a CDS encoding methyltransferase: MDATARPEDTGSHPDFDGMFQIVTSFWVARAVHAATALGLPDHLAAEPRTAAELAAATGTDARALARLLRTLAGVGVLRSDGEGRYTTTPLGDALRSDIPGSLASFVQMELGEAHHATWGLLVDSVRSGEPVFERAVGKKIWQFFEDTPAMNAHLGKAMTGLTAMVADAVLDVYDFAPHRRIVDVGGGEGGFLASILTAHPAAHGVVLDLPHVVAHGRPRIEAAGLADRCELVGGDFFEKVPEGGDLYTMKWVLHDWDDASAVEILRSCRRVMGDDARLLVVDTVVPEGDGFSPSKIIDLNMMVLSGGQERTAEEFRRLLAAAGFTLTRILPTRSPSSVVEAVPVPRN, from the coding sequence ATGGACGCCACCGCACGCCCCGAGGACACCGGAAGCCACCCCGACTTCGACGGGATGTTCCAGATCGTCACCAGCTTCTGGGTGGCGCGGGCGGTGCACGCCGCCACCGCGCTGGGCCTGCCCGACCACCTCGCGGCCGAGCCCCGCACCGCCGCCGAGCTGGCCGCCGCGACCGGCACCGACGCCCGTGCCCTGGCCCGGCTGCTGCGCACCCTCGCGGGGGTGGGCGTGCTGCGCTCGGACGGCGAGGGCCGCTACACCACCACCCCGCTCGGCGACGCCCTGCGCTCCGACATACCCGGATCCCTCGCGTCCTTCGTCCAGATGGAGCTGGGCGAGGCCCACCACGCGACCTGGGGGCTGCTGGTGGACTCCGTGCGCTCGGGCGAACCCGTCTTCGAGCGGGCGGTGGGGAAGAAGATCTGGCAGTTCTTCGAGGACACGCCCGCCATGAACGCCCATCTCGGCAAGGCGATGACCGGGCTCACCGCGATGGTCGCCGACGCCGTGCTCGACGTCTACGACTTCGCCCCGCACCGGCGGATCGTGGACGTCGGCGGCGGCGAGGGCGGCTTCCTCGCGTCGATCCTCACCGCGCACCCCGCGGCCCACGGCGTGGTGCTCGACCTGCCGCACGTCGTGGCGCACGGGCGTCCGCGGATCGAGGCGGCGGGCCTCGCGGACCGGTGCGAACTGGTGGGCGGCGACTTCTTCGAGAAGGTCCCCGAGGGCGGCGACCTCTACACGATGAAGTGGGTCCTGCACGACTGGGACGACGCCTCCGCCGTGGAGATCCTCAGGTCCTGCCGCCGGGTCATGGGCGACGACGCGCGGCTGCTCGTGGTGGACACGGTGGTGCCCGAGGGCGACGGCTTCTCGCCCAGCAAGATCATCGACCTCAACATGATGGTGCTCAGCGGCGGTCAGGAACGCACGGCCGAGGAGTTCCGGCGGCTCCTGGCGGCGGCGGGCTTCACCCTGACCCGCATCCTGCCCACCCGCTCCCCGAGCAGCGTGGTGGAGGCGGTGCCGGTGCCGCGGAACTGA
- a CDS encoding DoxX family protein → MFIAYVVVASLLAVVLIGSGRAKLVRDEKITDGMHKIGVPDSWFPRLSALEIAAALGLIAGIFYRPLGIAAGIGIVAYFIGAVITHLRAKDTAGLPMPAVLIVVGAAALVLGVATV, encoded by the coding sequence GTGTTCATCGCCTACGTCGTCGTCGCGAGCCTGCTCGCCGTCGTGCTCATCGGCTCCGGCAGAGCCAAGCTCGTCCGGGACGAGAAGATCACCGACGGGATGCACAAGATCGGCGTACCCGACAGCTGGTTCCCGCGGCTGTCCGCCCTGGAGATCGCCGCCGCGCTCGGTCTGATCGCCGGCATCTTCTACCGGCCGCTGGGCATCGCCGCCGGCATCGGGATCGTCGCCTACTTCATCGGCGCCGTCATCACCCACCTGCGCGCCAAGGACACGGCGGGTCTGCCGATGCCGGCCGTACTGATCGTGGTCGGGGCGGCCGCGCTGGTGCTCGGCGTCGCGACGGTCTGA
- a CDS encoding DHA2 family efflux MFS transporter permease subunit has protein sequence MSAEPSPQARRHNPWLVLAVLCASFFMTLLDTTIVTIAIPEMAEGLGASLDDILWFANAYMLVFAALLLLSGRLGDRFGAQRTFTAGLAVFTVASAVCGFVDTPGQMIAARAVQGLGAAVMMPQTLALISAVFPAERRGAAFGVWSAVAGLATVAGPTVGGALVSGLDWRWIFFINVPIGAAALVGALVVVPDVRTGQRTSLDLTGAVLSTAGLSLIVYGLIEGERYDWGTIESFLSIPLVLALGVAFLGLFALHQRARQDRRPLVPFELFRSRGFTVSATLGAMLLFGSIGVLLPLTLYLQSVLGLSAGEAGLALVPGPLVSLFVAPVAGNAVGRLGGRKLLVPGLLVFGAGIALTAVMAQADSSVWAIIPGQIVFGVGMGLVFAPTSTLAMQEIPPRLTGVASGMFTTFRQIGAVVGAAAVGALLQNRLAAEGVPEEVRQQAGRLTDAAYAEGLTDAVRYGLFLTVAVAVVAAAVALLLPPAPPRPEPETPVEPLAGADVARAAD, from the coding sequence ATGAGCGCGGAACCATCACCGCAGGCGCGGCGGCACAACCCCTGGCTGGTGCTGGCGGTCCTCTGCGCGAGCTTCTTCATGACACTGCTGGACACGACGATCGTCACGATCGCCATTCCCGAGATGGCCGAGGGCCTCGGCGCCTCGCTGGACGACATCCTGTGGTTCGCCAACGCCTACATGCTGGTCTTCGCCGCGCTGCTGCTGCTCTCCGGGCGGCTCGGCGACCGGTTCGGCGCCCAGCGGACCTTCACCGCCGGGCTCGCGGTGTTCACCGTGGCCTCGGCGGTGTGCGGGTTCGTGGACACGCCGGGGCAGATGATCGCGGCCCGGGCCGTCCAGGGCCTCGGCGCGGCGGTGATGATGCCGCAGACCCTGGCGCTGATCAGCGCCGTCTTCCCGGCGGAGCGGCGCGGCGCGGCCTTCGGCGTGTGGTCCGCGGTCGCGGGTCTCGCCACCGTCGCGGGCCCCACCGTCGGCGGCGCGCTGGTCTCCGGACTGGACTGGCGCTGGATCTTCTTCATCAACGTCCCGATCGGCGCGGCCGCCCTGGTGGGCGCCCTCGTCGTGGTGCCCGACGTCCGCACGGGACAGCGGACCTCGCTGGACCTGACCGGCGCCGTCCTGTCCACGGCCGGCCTCAGCCTCATCGTGTACGGGCTGATCGAGGGCGAGCGCTACGACTGGGGCACGATCGAGTCGTTCCTCAGCATCCCCCTGGTCCTGGCGCTCGGCGTGGCGTTCCTCGGGCTGTTCGCCCTGCACCAGCGCGCCCGTCAGGACCGGCGTCCGCTGGTGCCGTTCGAGCTGTTCCGCAGCCGCGGCTTCACCGTGTCCGCGACCCTCGGGGCGATGCTGCTCTTCGGCTCCATCGGCGTGCTGCTGCCGCTCACCCTCTACCTCCAGTCCGTCCTCGGGCTCTCCGCGGGCGAGGCCGGTCTCGCGCTCGTCCCGGGACCGCTGGTGTCGCTGTTCGTGGCGCCCGTGGCCGGCAACGCGGTCGGCAGGCTGGGCGGCCGCAAGCTCCTCGTCCCCGGTCTGCTGGTGTTCGGCGCGGGAATCGCCCTCACCGCGGTCATGGCCCAGGCGGACTCCAGCGTGTGGGCGATCATCCCCGGCCAGATCGTGTTCGGCGTCGGCATGGGCCTGGTCTTCGCGCCCACCAGCACCCTCGCCATGCAGGAGATCCCGCCGCGGCTCACCGGTGTCGCCTCCGGCATGTTCACCACGTTCCGCCAGATCGGCGCGGTCGTCGGCGCGGCGGCGGTCGGCGCGCTGCTCCAGAACCGGCTGGCCGCCGAGGGCGTACCGGAGGAGGTGCGGCAGCAGGCGGGCCGGCTCACGGACGCGGCGTACGCCGAGGGCCTCACCGACGCCGTGCGCTACGGGCTGTTCCTGACGGTCGCCGTGGCCGTCGTCGCCGCGGCCGTCGCCCTGCTCCTGCCGCCGGCACCCCCGCGACCGGAACCGGAGACGCCCGTGGAGCCGCTCGCCGGGGCGGACGTGGCCCGGGCGGCCGACTAG
- a CDS encoding NADP-dependent oxidoreductase, whose amino-acid sequence MRAVTIDDFGATPAVTEVARPEPGPGEVLVKVHASSLNGFDGAVIYGVFKDMLEHKFPVTLGKDFAGTVEAVGEGVTRAVGDRVFGVVMKPVVSDGAFAEYAVVAEGYGIAAVPAGLDLERAGALGLAGSAAVGAVDAIAPGAGDTVLVVGATGGVGAYAVQLAVAAGATVVATAKPGDETEFVRGLGAAHVVDHTGDLAAQVRALAPEGVTGVVHLAGDPAPLVELLADGGRFASTLGFGPEQAGRTGVTVTSVMADPAPATLDRLAGAAASGALRVPIARTFPLESVAEAVGAFGAGTIGKIAVSVV is encoded by the coding sequence ATGCGCGCAGTAACCATCGACGACTTCGGCGCCACCCCCGCGGTGACCGAGGTGGCCAGGCCGGAGCCGGGCCCGGGCGAGGTCCTGGTCAAGGTGCACGCCTCGTCGCTCAACGGCTTCGACGGCGCGGTGATCTACGGCGTGTTCAAGGACATGCTGGAGCACAAGTTCCCCGTCACCCTCGGCAAGGACTTCGCGGGCACGGTCGAGGCGGTCGGCGAGGGCGTGACCCGGGCCGTGGGCGACCGGGTGTTCGGCGTGGTCATGAAGCCCGTGGTCTCCGACGGCGCCTTCGCCGAGTACGCCGTGGTCGCCGAGGGCTACGGCATCGCCGCCGTGCCCGCCGGCCTGGACCTGGAGCGCGCCGGGGCGCTGGGCCTGGCGGGCTCGGCCGCCGTCGGCGCCGTCGACGCGATCGCCCCGGGGGCCGGGGACACCGTCCTGGTCGTGGGCGCGACCGGCGGCGTGGGCGCGTACGCCGTCCAGCTCGCCGTGGCGGCCGGGGCGACGGTCGTCGCCACCGCGAAGCCGGGCGACGAGACCGAGTTCGTGCGCGGCCTCGGCGCGGCGCACGTGGTGGACCACACCGGCGACCTGGCCGCCCAGGTCCGCGCGCTCGCCCCGGAGGGCGTCACGGGCGTCGTGCACCTCGCGGGCGACCCCGCACCGCTCGTCGAACTGCTCGCGGACGGCGGCCGGTTCGCCTCCACCCTGGGCTTCGGCCCCGAGCAGGCCGGCCGGACCGGCGTCACCGTCACCTCCGTGATGGCCGACCCGGCCCCGGCCACCCTGGACCGGCTCGCCGGGGCCGCCGCCTCCGGCGCGCTCCGGGTGCCGATCGCGCGGACGTTCCCGCTCGAATCGGTGGCCGAGGCGGTGGGCGCGTTCGGCGCGGGCACCATCGGCAAGATCGCCGTCTCCGTCGTCTGA
- a CDS encoding mycothiol-dependent nitroreductase Rv2466c family protein: MSDTTTSPSASPTPVDFWFDPLCAWTWMTSRWLLEAARSRDLTIRWHVMSLAILNEGRLDHIPEEFHDLVGPKGLRPVRVIVAAQQRYDGDAVARLYTELGTRFHRDGGTPSPTLETIEAALTAAGLPADLVQYADKDTYDTEVRASHARSQAAVGEEAGSPVLAVPDATGAQRGFNGPVVTPVPRGEEAARLWDAVLLAASVPSFAELKRTRAGGPVFE; encoded by the coding sequence ATGTCCGACACGACGACGTCCCCCTCGGCTTCCCCGACCCCCGTCGACTTCTGGTTCGACCCGCTGTGCGCGTGGACCTGGATGACCTCCCGCTGGCTGCTGGAGGCGGCACGCTCGCGCGACCTCACCATCCGCTGGCATGTCATGAGCCTGGCCATCCTGAACGAGGGCCGGCTCGACCACATCCCGGAGGAGTTCCACGACCTGGTGGGACCCAAGGGCCTGCGCCCGGTCCGGGTGATCGTCGCGGCGCAGCAGCGGTACGACGGCGACGCGGTCGCCCGCCTCTACACGGAACTCGGCACCCGCTTCCACCGGGACGGCGGCACCCCGAGCCCCACCCTGGAGACCATCGAGGCGGCCCTGACGGCGGCGGGCCTCCCGGCCGACCTCGTCCAGTACGCCGACAAGGACACCTACGACACCGAGGTCCGCGCCTCCCACGCCCGCTCCCAGGCGGCGGTGGGCGAGGAGGCGGGCAGCCCGGTGCTCGCGGTCCCGGACGCCACGGGGGCGCAGCGCGGCTTCAACGGCCCCGTCGTCACCCCCGTCCCGAGGGGCGAGGAGGCCGCCCGCCTCTGGGACGCGGTTCTGCTCGCCGCGTCGGTCCCGTCCTTCGCGGAACTGAAACGCACCCGCGCGGGCGGCCCGGTCTTCGAGTGA
- a CDS encoding nuclear transport factor 2 family protein: protein MKTQETNLHLIHAAYQAFHTRDVDALLAVLSEDVEWIHPEGMSEYGLGGTKVGHAGVKGFLAHVPTVLGGMKLHPMEFVRSGDRIVVFGTRDVTSHSGHTETLDFVHSWTFRDGKAVRMEDIFDTVLFHRLIES from the coding sequence GTGAAGACGCAGGAGACCAACCTCCATCTGATCCACGCGGCCTACCAGGCGTTCCACACCCGGGACGTGGACGCGCTGCTCGCCGTCCTGTCCGAGGACGTGGAGTGGATCCACCCCGAGGGCATGAGCGAGTACGGCCTCGGCGGCACCAAGGTGGGCCACGCCGGAGTGAAGGGGTTCCTCGCCCATGTGCCCACCGTGCTGGGCGGCATGAAACTGCACCCCATGGAGTTCGTCCGCTCCGGCGACCGGATCGTGGTCTTCGGCACCCGGGACGTCACCTCGCACTCCGGGCACACCGAGACCCTGGACTTCGTGCACTCCTGGACCTTCCGGGACGGCAAGGCTGTCCGGATGGAGGACATCTTCGACACCGTGCTCTTCCACCGGCTGATAGAGAGCTGA
- a CDS encoding class II 3-deoxy-7-phosphoheptulonate synthase — MNTAGTAGTAGTAGTAGTAGTAATADSALPAGQQPVYPDPAALRRVTEELSGAPPLVLPGECDRLKDRLAAVARGEALLLQGGDCAETFDGVSEHAVHSKLTTLMQMSAVLTYAVAIPVVKVGRLAGQYAKPRSLPTETREGVTLPVYRGDAVNGPAFTPQARIPDPERLLRAYRASSHTLNLVRAFTASGRAGLGQVHEWNRDFIAGSPLRARYETIAAGIDRALHFMRATGARPRDFDDSEFFVSHEGLLLDYEGPLTRHDDRTGRSYAASGHMLWIGERTRDADGAHVAYFSRIANPIGVKLGPATTADAALRLIDRLDPDREPGRLTFVVRLGVDRVREVLPPLVEKVTASGARVVWACDPMHGNTLVAPSGHKTRRFDDILGEVRGFFEVHRALGTHAGGLHVELTGDDVTECLGGGHDLGFPDLFHRYESACDPRLNRGQSLDLAFRVAGFLEDARPALDGLAG; from the coding sequence ATGAACACAGCAGGCACAGCAGGCACAGCAGGCACAGCAGGCACAGCAGGCACAGCAGGCACCGCGGCCACCGCCGACAGCGCGCTCCCGGCCGGCCAGCAGCCCGTCTACCCCGATCCGGCCGCCCTGCGCCGCGTCACCGAGGAACTGTCCGGCGCGCCGCCGCTCGTCTTACCCGGCGAGTGCGACCGGCTGAAGGACCGGCTGGCCGCCGTCGCCCGCGGAGAGGCCCTGCTGCTCCAGGGCGGCGACTGCGCCGAGACCTTCGACGGGGTCTCCGAGCACGCGGTGCACAGCAAACTCACGACCCTCATGCAGATGTCCGCCGTCCTCACCTACGCGGTGGCGATACCCGTGGTGAAGGTCGGCCGGCTCGCGGGCCAGTACGCCAAACCGCGCTCGCTGCCCACCGAGACCCGGGAGGGCGTCACCCTGCCGGTCTACCGGGGCGACGCGGTCAACGGCCCCGCGTTCACCCCGCAGGCCCGGATCCCGGACCCGGAGCGGCTGCTGCGGGCGTACCGGGCCTCCTCCCACACCCTGAACCTCGTCCGGGCGTTCACCGCGAGCGGCCGGGCCGGGCTCGGCCAGGTCCACGAGTGGAACCGCGACTTCATCGCCGGCTCCCCGCTGCGCGCCCGCTACGAGACCATCGCCGCCGGCATCGACCGCGCCCTGCACTTCATGCGGGCCACCGGTGCCCGCCCGCGCGACTTCGACGACTCCGAGTTCTTCGTCTCCCACGAGGGGCTCCTGCTCGACTACGAGGGTCCGCTCACCCGCCACGACGACCGCACCGGGCGCTCCTACGCCGCCTCCGGGCACATGCTCTGGATCGGGGAGCGTACCCGGGACGCCGACGGCGCCCATGTCGCGTACTTCTCCCGGATCGCCAACCCGATCGGGGTGAAGCTGGGCCCGGCCACCACCGCCGACGCCGCGCTGCGGCTGATCGACCGGCTCGACCCGGACCGCGAACCGGGGCGGCTCACCTTCGTCGTCCGGCTCGGCGTCGACCGGGTGCGCGAGGTGCTGCCCCCGCTGGTGGAGAAGGTCACCGCGTCCGGCGCCCGGGTCGTCTGGGCCTGCGACCCGATGCACGGCAACACCCTGGTGGCGCCCTCCGGCCACAAGACCCGCCGCTTCGACGACATCCTCGGCGAGGTCCGCGGCTTCTTCGAGGTGCACCGCGCGCTGGGCACCCACGCGGGCGGCCTCCATGTGGAACTCACCGGCGACGACGTCACCGAGTGCCTCGGCGGCGGGCACGACCTGGGCTTCCCCGATCTGTTCCACCGCTACGAGTCGGCGTGCGACCCGCGGCTCAACCGCGGTCAGTCGCTCGACCTCGCCTTCCGGGTCGCCGGGTTCCTGGAGGACGCCCGGCCCGCCCTCGACGGCCTCGCGGGCTGA
- a CDS encoding luciferase domain-containing protein, translating to MAVEPSALSALPPRKGPRPATTGREIPHDQLEDFSPPEIRAELIARAQALPGVFMTQSQVSEPSSLALRLDKQDRDFDAFLHPSVDEFGHIHRSGFMHLTVPLESLDTLTELGWVEPHPISRRPEFPSGIVMLYAPRDADELEVATAVMKASYELAVR from the coding sequence ATGGCCGTCGAACCGAGCGCCCTGAGCGCTCTGCCGCCCCGCAAGGGACCCCGGCCCGCCACGACCGGCCGGGAGATCCCGCACGACCAGTTGGAGGACTTCTCCCCGCCGGAGATCCGCGCCGAGCTGATCGCCCGCGCCCAGGCCCTGCCCGGCGTCTTCATGACGCAGAGCCAGGTCTCGGAGCCATCGTCGCTGGCGCTGCGCCTGGACAAGCAGGACCGCGACTTCGACGCCTTCCTGCACCCCTCGGTCGACGAGTTCGGGCACATCCACCGCTCCGGGTTCATGCACCTCACCGTGCCGCTGGAGTCGCTCGACACACTGACCGAGCTGGGCTGGGTCGAACCGCACCCGATCTCCCGGCGGCCCGAGTTCCCCAGCGGCATCGTCATGCTCTACGCCCCGCGGGACGCCGACGAGCTGGAGGTCGCCACCGCCGTCATGAAGGCGTCGTACGAACTGGCCGTGCGCTAG
- a CDS encoding FMN-dependent NADH-azoreductase, translated as MPTLLHLDTSPRIESATRRITAEFAAAWRAANPDGTHVHRDLAARPVAHVDAAQIAVMHRLESGEVRDLDAARDAALTPEEQASWALTWDLVEEVRAADTLVLGLPMHNFSLPATFKAWFDRLVIPPLVVDPATGTGPLSGKQVVVITARGGAYGPGTPRYAYDFQEPYLKAAFGMVALADDLTFLHAEMTKSGHVPRLAGFQGLAATSLKQALEGARLQAQRVRV; from the coding sequence GTGCCCACCCTGCTGCACCTCGACACCAGCCCCCGCATCGAGTCGGCGACCCGGCGGATCACCGCCGAGTTCGCCGCCGCCTGGCGGGCCGCCAACCCCGACGGCACCCATGTCCACCGGGACCTGGCCGCCCGGCCCGTGGCCCATGTCGACGCCGCGCAGATCGCCGTCATGCACCGGCTGGAGAGCGGCGAGGTGCGCGACCTCGACGCGGCCCGCGACGCCGCCCTCACCCCCGAGGAGCAGGCGAGCTGGGCGCTCACCTGGGACCTCGTCGAGGAGGTGCGGGCCGCCGACACGCTCGTCCTCGGGCTGCCCATGCACAACTTCTCCCTGCCGGCCACCTTCAAGGCGTGGTTCGACCGCCTGGTCATCCCGCCGCTGGTGGTCGACCCGGCCACCGGCACCGGACCGCTCTCCGGCAAGCAGGTCGTGGTGATCACGGCCCGCGGCGGCGCCTACGGCCCCGGCACGCCCCGCTACGCCTACGACTTCCAGGAGCCCTACCTCAAGGCCGCGTTCGGCATGGTCGCCCTCGCCGACGACCTCACCTTCCTGCACGCCGAGATGACCAAGTCGGGACATGTGCCCCGGCTCGCCGGGTTCCAGGGCCTGGCCGCCACCTCGCTCAAGCAGGCCCTCGAAGGGGCCCGCCTCCAGGCCCAGCGCGTCCGCGTCTGA
- a CDS encoding NAD-dependent epimerase/dehydratase family protein: MHGKKILVTGGTGQVAGPVAKALAGDNEVWALGRFGTPGSEEALTEHGVTTFRWDMDDTGDDTLKGLPEDFTHVIHSAVRRGEDGDFNTAIEVNTVATGRLMTHCRTAEAFLYVSTGALYARQTLDHAYTEDDPVDGVADWLPVYPVAKIATEGTVRAFARTLRLPTVIARLNIAYGPGGYGGVPMLYFKRMLAGEPIPVPVEGQNWCSLLHTDDLIDQVPKLWEAASVPAVLTNWGGDEAVGITDCVRYLEELTGVEAKLVPSEVTRETYQFDPALRRRLTGPCKVGWREGIRRTVESMYPEYAK, from the coding sequence ATGCACGGCAAGAAGATCCTCGTCACCGGGGGCACCGGACAGGTGGCGGGACCCGTCGCCAAGGCCCTCGCGGGGGACAACGAGGTCTGGGCGCTCGGCCGGTTCGGCACCCCCGGCTCCGAGGAGGCCCTCACCGAGCACGGTGTCACCACGTTCCGCTGGGACATGGACGACACCGGCGACGACACCCTCAAGGGCCTGCCCGAGGACTTCACCCATGTCATCCACTCCGCCGTACGGCGCGGCGAGGACGGCGACTTCAACACCGCGATCGAGGTCAACACGGTCGCCACCGGGCGGCTGATGACCCACTGCCGCACCGCCGAGGCGTTCCTGTACGTCTCCACCGGCGCCCTGTACGCCCGCCAGACCCTCGACCACGCCTACACCGAGGACGACCCGGTCGACGGCGTCGCCGACTGGCTGCCCGTCTACCCCGTCGCCAAGATCGCCACCGAGGGCACGGTCCGCGCCTTCGCCCGCACCCTGCGCCTGCCCACCGTGATCGCCCGCCTCAACATCGCCTACGGGCCCGGCGGTTACGGCGGTGTCCCGATGCTCTACTTCAAGCGGATGCTGGCCGGCGAGCCCATCCCGGTGCCCGTCGAGGGCCAGAACTGGTGCTCCCTCCTCCACACCGACGACCTGATCGACCAGGTGCCCAAGCTGTGGGAGGCCGCGTCGGTGCCGGCCGTCCTCACCAACTGGGGCGGCGACGAGGCGGTCGGCATCACCGACTGCGTCCGCTATCTGGAGGAGCTGACCGGCGTCGAGGCGAAGCTCGTGCCGAGTGAAGTCACCCGGGAGACCTACCAGTTCGACCCGGCGCTGCGCAGGCGGCTGACGGGCCCGTGCAAGGTCGGCTGGCGCGAGGGCATCCGCCGCACGGTCGAGTCCATGTACCCCGAGTACGCGAAGTGA
- a CDS encoding winged helix-turn-helix transcriptional regulator: protein MDVPDQVSEGLATCRLRDVLDRVGDKWSVLIMALLGGGPRRYSDLRRSIDGISQRMLTLTLRSLERDGLVIRTVTPTTPPRVDYELTPVGHTLSREVSSLIEWSERHREYIGMSRRSYDAR, encoded by the coding sequence ATGGATGTTCCTGACCAGGTCAGCGAGGGTCTGGCCACCTGTCGGCTGCGGGACGTGCTGGACCGGGTGGGTGACAAGTGGAGCGTTCTGATCATGGCGCTGCTCGGCGGCGGCCCCCGGCGCTACTCGGATCTGCGGCGCTCCATCGACGGCATCTCGCAGCGCATGCTCACCCTGACCCTGCGCAGCCTGGAGCGTGACGGCCTGGTCATCCGGACCGTCACCCCGACCACCCCGCCCCGGGTGGACTACGAGCTGACGCCGGTCGGGCACACGCTGTCCAGGGAGGTGAGTTCGCTCATCGAGTGGTCCGAGCGCCACCGGGAGTACATCGGCATGTCCCGCCGCAGTTACGACGCCCGGTAG